The DNA sequence TGAAAAATTTCTTTTTGAAATATGACTAATATGAGGTATATTTAAAGAAGCAGAGTAAAATGTTATAGAATTAAAATATATTATATCAATATCTATAGTTCTATCCTCATATTTTCCGCTAAAATAACTGTCATTAATTCTACCTAATGATCTTTCAATTTCTTTAATAGATTTTAAAAGTTTAATAGGGGACAAATCGGTACTAACGATAATTCCAATATTTAGATAATTATTTGACGAATAATAATCTTCAGGTTCAGATTCGATTATTTTGGTTTTTTTCAAAATTAAACCAATTTTAGAATCTATTAAATTTATAGCTGATGTTATATTATTTTTTTTATTTCCTAAATTGCTGCCTAGTAACAAAGTAACCTTATTCATCTACTAATTAATTATTTGTTAATAGAAAGAAATGAAAAAATTTATCATTCAAGTATTGGCAACCATTGTTGGTATTGTGTTGTTAACCAGTATAGTTGTATTTAGCTTGATTTTAATAAATATTATAGCATTTATTCCATCTAAATTTGTTGTTAAAGATAAATCAATTTTAGAAATAAATCTAAACAATTCCATTTTGGAATCCTCAAATGATCGAGAAGTACCAATTTCATTAATAAATAATGTTAAGCATGTTTATTTAAAAGATATTTTAGATGTAATAAATCATGCTAAAACAGATGATAAAATAGAAGGAATAAGTCTTAAATTATCCAATATAAATGCAGGATACTCACAAATAGCAGAAATTCGTCAAGCCTTGCTAAATTTTAAAGAAAGT is a window from the Apibacter sp. B3706 genome containing:
- the folK gene encoding 2-amino-4-hydroxy-6-hydroxymethyldihydropteridine diphosphokinase, translated to MNKVTLLLGSNLGNKKNNITSAINLIDSKIGLILKKTKIIESEPEDYYSSNNYLNIGIIVSTDLSPIKLLKSIKEIERSLGRINDSYFSGKYEDRTIDIDIIYFNSITFYSASLNIPHISHISKRNFSKKILYELL